The Planktothrix tepida PCC 9214 genome has a segment encoding these proteins:
- a CDS encoding TMEM14 family protein, protein MMSLGVIAAIAYGLLAIIGGIVGYTKAKSKISLFAGCTTGLLLVLGGILQIQGLTWGLIFSIVLSGFLIITFISRLFKTRKFMPSGLMIIAGFVALALMGYQLQIL, encoded by the coding sequence ATGATGAGTTTAGGGGTAATTGCTGCGATCGCTTACGGCTTATTAGCGATTATCGGTGGCATTGTTGGTTATACTAAAGCTAAAAGTAAAATTTCTCTGTTTGCAGGTTGTACCACTGGTCTATTACTGGTGTTAGGTGGAATTCTTCAGATTCAAGGGTTAACCTGGGGATTAATTTTCTCCATTGTTCTGTCGGGTTTTTTGATCATTACTTTTATTTCCCGTTTATTCAAAACCCGTAAATTCATGCCTTCTGGATTAATGATTATTGCCGGATTTGTTGCCTTGGCTTTGATGGGATATCAACTGCAAATTCTTTGA